The proteins below come from a single Agromyces flavus genomic window:
- the uvrB gene encoding excinuclease ABC subunit UvrB, with amino-acid sequence MQSTRSVRPFQVVSEYAPSGDQPQAIADLAGRINAGETDVVLLGATGTGKSATTAWLIEQVQRPTLVLAHNKTLAAQLANEFRELMPNNAVEYFVSYYDYYQPEAYVPQTDTFIEKDSSINAEVERLRHSTTNSLLSRRDVVVVSTVSCIYGLGTPEEYLSAMMPLQVGQRLDRDWLIRKFVSMQYQRNDVAFSRGTFRVRGDTIEIIPVYEEHAIRIEMFGDEVEALHSLHPLTGSVISKLDAVAVFPASHYVASTDVMQRAIGTIRDELDERLQELEREGKLLEAQRLRMRTTFDLEMMEQIGFCSGIENYSRHIDGRAPGEAPHCLLDYFADDYLVVIDESHVTVPQIGAMYEGDASRKRTLVEHGFRLPSALDNRPLKWDEFKARVGQTVYLSATPGSYEMGVADGVVEQIIRPTGLVDPEIVVKPSKGQIDDLLEEIHVRAERDERVLVTTLTKRMAEELTDFLTEAGVRVRYLHSDVDTLRRVELLTELRAGVYDVLVGINLLREGLDLPEVSLVAILDADKEGFLRSSTSLIQTIGRAARNVSGEVHMYADVMTESMASAIDETNRRRDKQLEYNRVNGIDPTPLRKRIADITEVLAREGADTAALLAGRDTRKTSPVPMKREGIAAAGANDLEELIRDLNEQMLEAAGELKFELAARLRDEVSELKRELRQMEKAGHLA; translated from the coding sequence ATGCAGTCGACCCGTTCCGTGCGCCCGTTCCAGGTCGTCAGCGAGTACGCGCCGAGCGGTGACCAGCCGCAGGCGATCGCCGATCTCGCGGGGCGGATCAACGCCGGCGAGACCGACGTGGTGCTGCTCGGCGCCACCGGTACGGGCAAGTCGGCGACCACGGCCTGGCTCATCGAGCAGGTGCAGCGGCCCACGCTCGTGCTCGCGCACAACAAGACCCTCGCCGCCCAGCTGGCGAACGAGTTCCGCGAGCTCATGCCGAACAACGCGGTCGAGTACTTCGTCTCGTACTACGACTACTACCAGCCCGAGGCCTACGTGCCGCAGACCGACACGTTCATCGAGAAGGACTCGTCGATCAACGCCGAGGTCGAGCGGCTGCGGCACTCGACCACGAACTCGCTGCTGAGCCGACGCGATGTCGTCGTGGTTTCGACCGTGTCGTGCATCTACGGCCTCGGCACGCCCGAGGAGTACCTCAGTGCGATGATGCCGCTTCAGGTGGGCCAGCGGCTCGACCGCGACTGGCTGATCCGCAAGTTCGTGTCGATGCAGTACCAGCGCAACGATGTCGCGTTCTCGCGTGGCACCTTCCGCGTCCGTGGCGACACGATCGAGATCATCCCGGTCTACGAAGAGCACGCCATCCGCATCGAGATGTTCGGCGACGAGGTCGAGGCGTTGCACAGCCTCCATCCGCTCACCGGGTCGGTGATCTCGAAGCTCGACGCGGTGGCGGTGTTCCCCGCGTCCCACTACGTCGCCAGCACCGATGTCATGCAGCGTGCGATCGGCACGATCCGCGACGAGCTCGACGAGCGCCTGCAGGAGCTCGAGCGCGAGGGCAAGCTGCTCGAGGCGCAGCGCCTCCGCATGCGCACGACCTTCGACCTCGAGATGATGGAGCAGATCGGGTTCTGCTCGGGCATCGAGAACTACTCGCGGCACATCGACGGTCGCGCTCCCGGCGAGGCGCCGCACTGCCTGCTCGACTACTTCGCCGACGATTACCTCGTCGTCATCGACGAGTCGCACGTGACCGTTCCGCAGATCGGCGCGATGTACGAGGGTGACGCCTCCCGCAAGCGCACGCTGGTCGAGCACGGGTTCCGCCTGCCCAGCGCGCTCGACAACCGCCCGCTGAAGTGGGATGAGTTCAAGGCTCGCGTCGGTCAGACCGTCTACCTGTCCGCGACGCCCGGGTCCTACGAGATGGGCGTGGCCGACGGCGTGGTCGAGCAGATCATCCGGCCGACCGGTCTCGTCGACCCCGAGATCGTCGTGAAGCCCAGCAAGGGCCAGATCGACGACCTCCTCGAAGAGATCCACGTGCGCGCCGAGCGCGACGAGCGCGTGCTCGTCACCACGCTCACCAAGCGCATGGCCGAAGAGCTGACCGACTTCCTCACCGAGGCCGGCGTGCGGGTGCGCTACCTGCACTCCGATGTCGACACCCTCCGCCGGGTCGAGCTGCTGACCGAGCTGCGGGCCGGCGTCTACGACGTCCTCGTCGGCATCAACCTGCTCCGCGAGGGCCTCGACCTGCCCGAGGTGTCGCTCGTCGCGATCCTCGACGCCGACAAGGAGGGCTTCCTGCGCTCGTCGACCTCGCTCATCCAGACGATCGGGCGCGCCGCGCGCAACGTGTCCGGCGAGGTGCACATGTACGCCGACGTGATGACCGAGTCGATGGCCTCGGCCATCGACGAGACCAACCGCCGGCGCGACAAGCAGCTCGAGTACAACCGGGTGAACGGCATCGATCCCACACCGCTGCGCAAGCGCATCGCCGACATCACCGAGGTGCTCGCACGCGAGGGCGCCGACACCGCGGCGCTGCTGGCCGGGCGCGACACCCGGAAGACCTCCCCGGTGCCGATGAAGCGCGAGGGCATCGCCGCGGCCGGGGCGAACGACCTCGAGGAGCTCATCCGCGACCTGAACGAGCAGATGCTCGAGGCGGCGGGCGAGCTCAAGTTCGAGCTCGCGGCGCGCCTCCGCGACGAGGTCTCCGAGCTCAAGCGCGAGCTCCGCCAGATGGAGAAGGCGGGGCACCTCGCCTGA
- the uvrA gene encoding excinuclease ABC subunit UvrA: MPVSRLDAHSRLSVRGARVHNLHNVDVEIPRDAMVVFTGLSGSGKSSLAFDTIFAEGQRRYVESLSAYARQFLGQVDRPDVDFIEGLSPAVSIDQKSTNRNPRSTVGTITEIYDYMRLLWARIGVPHCPVCGERIQRQTVQQIADQLMELPSGTRFQILSPMVSQKKGEFVDLFRELSSQGYSRAVVDGELIRLDEPPLLKKQVKHDISVVIDRLVASDEMLGRLTDSLETALRLTDGLVQINYVALEGDDAWQTFSEKLSCPNQHPIALTEIEPRTFSFNAPFGACPECSGLGTRMSVDEDLLLGDPTMSIAEGVILPWTSQGKSLYNYYEKLLDGLARDFGFSLDTPWEELPGGARNAVLRGDNFEVKVRWRNRYGREMSYTSGFEGVVPYIERQYLQAETDVQRARWAEYLREVPCPVCEGDRLKPEVLSVLIHDASIADVCRLSLHDARSFMDRLQLTEREQAIAAQVLREIKLRLDFLIRVGLSYLDLARAAGTLSGGEAQRIRLATQIGSGLTGVLYVLDEPSIGLHQRDNRRLIDTLVALRDLGNTLIVVEHDEDTIRTADWIVDIGPGAGIHGGTVVHSGSYADLVKNTRSITGDYLAGRREIAIPSSRRPVDPERMITVEGAQANNLRGVDVSFPLGTFTAVTGVSGSGKSSLVNDILYRVLANRLNGARKVPGKHRRVSGLDHLDKVVHVDQAPIGRTPRSNPATYTGVFDRIRTLFSETTEAKARGYLPGRFSFNVKGGRCEACSGDGTIKIEMNFLPDVYVACEVCGGKRYNRETLQVHYKGKNIAEVLEMPISEAAEFFEPISAIHRYLKTLVDVGLGYVQLGQSATTLSGGEAQRVKLATELQRRSNGRSVYVLDEPTTGLHFEDVRKLLKVLGKLVDKGNTVIVIEHSLDVIKSADWIIDLGPEGGSGGGQVVAVGTPEQVADVHESHTGYFLREIFDAASAHVEVAS, from the coding sequence GTGCCAGTTTCACGTCTCGATGCCCACTCGCGCCTGAGCGTCCGCGGTGCCCGCGTGCACAACCTGCACAACGTCGATGTCGAGATCCCGCGCGATGCGATGGTCGTGTTCACCGGCCTGTCGGGCTCGGGCAAGTCGTCGCTCGCGTTCGACACCATCTTCGCCGAGGGCCAGCGCCGCTACGTCGAGTCGTTGTCCGCCTACGCGCGCCAGTTCCTGGGCCAGGTCGACCGACCCGACGTCGACTTCATCGAGGGCCTCAGCCCCGCGGTGTCCATCGACCAGAAGTCGACCAACCGCAACCCGCGTTCGACGGTCGGCACGATCACCGAGATCTACGACTACATGCGCCTCCTCTGGGCGCGTATCGGCGTGCCGCACTGCCCCGTCTGCGGCGAGCGCATCCAGCGCCAGACCGTGCAGCAGATCGCGGACCAGCTGATGGAGCTGCCGTCCGGAACGCGCTTCCAGATCCTGAGCCCGATGGTCTCGCAGAAGAAGGGCGAGTTCGTCGACCTCTTCCGCGAGCTCTCCTCGCAGGGGTACTCCCGGGCGGTGGTCGACGGCGAGCTCATCCGGCTCGACGAGCCGCCGCTGCTGAAGAAGCAGGTCAAGCACGACATCTCGGTCGTCATCGACCGGCTGGTGGCCTCCGACGAGATGCTGGGCCGCCTCACCGACTCGCTCGAGACCGCGCTGCGCCTGACCGACGGGCTCGTGCAGATCAACTACGTCGCCCTCGAGGGCGACGATGCGTGGCAGACGTTCTCCGAGAAGCTGAGCTGCCCGAACCAGCACCCCATCGCGCTCACCGAGATCGAGCCGCGCACGTTCTCGTTCAACGCGCCGTTCGGGGCGTGTCCCGAATGCTCGGGTCTCGGCACGCGGATGTCGGTCGACGAGGACCTCCTGCTCGGCGACCCCACGATGAGCATCGCCGAGGGAGTGATCCTGCCGTGGACCTCCCAGGGCAAGAGTCTCTACAACTACTACGAGAAGCTGCTCGACGGCCTCGCCCGCGACTTCGGCTTCTCGCTCGACACCCCATGGGAAGAGCTGCCGGGCGGTGCCCGCAACGCGGTGCTCCGCGGCGACAACTTCGAGGTCAAGGTGCGCTGGCGCAACCGGTACGGGCGCGAGATGAGCTACACCTCCGGCTTCGAGGGCGTCGTGCCCTACATCGAGCGGCAGTACCTGCAGGCCGAGACCGACGTGCAGCGCGCGCGCTGGGCCGAGTACCTGCGCGAGGTCCCGTGTCCGGTGTGCGAGGGCGATCGGCTCAAGCCCGAAGTGCTGTCCGTCCTCATCCACGACGCGTCGATCGCCGACGTCTGCCGGCTCAGCCTGCACGACGCACGCTCCTTCATGGACCGGCTGCAGCTCACCGAGCGCGAGCAGGCCATCGCCGCCCAGGTGCTCCGCGAGATCAAGCTCCGGCTCGACTTCCTCATCCGCGTCGGCCTCAGCTATCTCGACCTCGCTCGCGCCGCCGGCACGCTCTCGGGCGGCGAGGCGCAGCGGATCCGGCTCGCCACGCAGATCGGCTCCGGACTCACCGGCGTGCTCTACGTGCTCGACGAGCCCAGCATCGGACTCCACCAGCGCGACAACCGACGGCTCATCGACACCCTCGTGGCGCTGCGCGACCTCGGCAACACGCTCATCGTGGTCGAGCACGACGAGGACACCATCCGCACGGCCGACTGGATCGTCGACATCGGTCCAGGCGCCGGCATCCACGGCGGCACCGTCGTGCACAGCGGCAGTTACGCCGACCTCGTCAAGAACACCCGGTCGATCACTGGCGACTACCTCGCGGGTCGTCGCGAGATCGCGATCCCGTCGAGCCGTCGACCGGTCGACCCCGAGCGCATGATCACGGTCGAGGGTGCCCAGGCCAACAACCTGCGAGGCGTCGACGTCTCGTTCCCGCTCGGCACGTTCACCGCGGTGACCGGCGTGAGCGGCTCGGGCAAGTCATCCCTCGTCAACGACATCCTCTATCGCGTGCTCGCCAACCGGCTCAACGGCGCTCGCAAGGTGCCCGGCAAGCACCGCCGCGTGAGCGGGCTCGACCATCTCGACAAGGTGGTGCACGTCGACCAGGCGCCGATCGGCCGGACCCCTCGCTCGAACCCCGCGACGTACACGGGCGTGTTCGACCGCATCCGCACGTTGTTCTCCGAGACCACCGAGGCCAAGGCGCGCGGGTACCTCCCGGGGCGCTTCAGCTTCAACGTCAAGGGCGGTCGCTGCGAGGCCTGCTCGGGCGACGGCACGATCAAGATCGAGATGAACTTCCTGCCCGACGTCTACGTCGCGTGCGAGGTGTGCGGCGGCAAGCGCTACAACCGCGAGACCCTGCAGGTGCACTACAAGGGCAAGAACATCGCCGAAGTGCTCGAGATGCCGATCAGCGAGGCGGCCGAGTTCTTCGAGCCCATCTCTGCGATCCACCGCTACCTGAAGACGCTGGTCGACGTCGGCCTCGGCTACGTCCAGCTCGGCCAGAGCGCCACCACGCTCTCGGGCGGCGAGGCGCAGCGCGTCAAGCTCGCCACCGAGCTGCAGCGGCGATCCAACGGCCGCAGCGTCTACGTGCTCGACGAGCCGACCACCGGCCTCCACTTCGAGGATGTGCGCAAGCTCCTCAAGGTGCTGGGCAAGCTGGTCGACAAGGGCAACACCGTCATCGTGATCGAGCACAGCCTCGACGTCATCAAGTCGGCCGACTGGATCATCGACCTCGGTCCCGAGGGCGGATCCGGCGGCGGCCAGGTCGTCGCGGTCGGCACGCCCGAACAGGTCGCCGACGTGCACGAGAGCCACACGGGGTACTTCCTGCGCGAGATCTTCGACGCGGCGTCCGCCCACGTCGAGGTCGCCAGCTGA
- the uvrC gene encoding excinuclease ABC subunit UvrC, whose product MSTARSRNEGVPYRPRPGEIPTRPGVYRFRDADGRVLYVGKAKNLRARLSNYFAPLYSLHERTRRMVLSAASVEWTVVASDVEALNLEITWINELKPPFNVRFKDDKSYPYLVVTLADEAPRAMVSRKRGIPGARYFGPYPKMWAVTDMLEILIKLFPIRTCKDSDYRRAMATGKPCFAGQIGRCFGPCSGKVTIDEHRANVDRFVAFMQNQDPRIMRDLEREMRASAAEQDYETAARKRDQLQAATAFFEKSAVVLGDRVDLDVFGIEHDELAAAVHLFMVRGGRIRGERSWTVDKELDVPFGELVGFVVENAYGDDVTPAREVIVPELPDDAEALEAWLTGLAGRNVRLRVAQRGAKAQLLATATQNAKQALMLYKTRRSADFTTRSQALEDIQEALGMADAPLRIECFDVSHLSGTNIVASMVVFEDGLARKDEYRRFTIPNSTDDTDSIHQVLTRRLAYLAKPSEDPAGRAMSPDADAGGSDAADAPVAPERRRKFAYRPNLLVVDGGQPQVAAAERALRESGVQGIYLCGIAKRLEEIWTPESDFPVILPRNSDALFLFQRVRDEAHRFAITHQRQRRKRDIGTVLSEVPGLGPARVKALLKHFGSVARLRGADEGAIAEVPGIGPALAGAIRTHLHDQAGSSAD is encoded by the coding sequence ATGAGCACGGCACGATCGAGGAACGAGGGCGTCCCGTACCGCCCGCGGCCGGGGGAGATCCCGACCCGCCCGGGCGTCTACCGATTCCGTGACGCCGACGGGCGCGTGCTCTACGTCGGCAAGGCGAAGAACCTGCGCGCGAGGCTGTCGAACTACTTCGCACCGCTGTACAGCCTGCACGAGCGCACCCGGCGCATGGTGCTCAGCGCGGCGTCGGTGGAATGGACGGTGGTCGCGAGCGACGTCGAGGCCCTCAACCTCGAGATCACGTGGATCAACGAGCTGAAACCGCCGTTCAACGTGCGATTCAAGGACGACAAGTCCTACCCCTACCTCGTGGTGACCCTCGCCGACGAGGCGCCGCGGGCGATGGTCTCTCGCAAGCGCGGCATCCCGGGTGCGCGGTACTTCGGCCCCTACCCGAAGATGTGGGCCGTCACCGACATGCTCGAGATCCTCATCAAGCTGTTCCCGATCCGCACGTGCAAGGACAGCGACTACCGGCGCGCGATGGCGACCGGCAAGCCGTGCTTCGCCGGCCAGATCGGCCGGTGCTTCGGGCCGTGCTCGGGCAAGGTCACCATCGACGAGCACCGGGCGAACGTCGATCGGTTCGTCGCGTTCATGCAGAACCAGGATCCCCGCATCATGCGCGACCTCGAGCGCGAGATGCGCGCCTCGGCGGCCGAGCAGGACTACGAGACCGCGGCCCGCAAGCGCGACCAGCTGCAGGCCGCGACGGCGTTCTTCGAGAAGAGCGCGGTCGTCCTCGGCGACCGGGTCGACCTCGACGTGTTCGGCATCGAGCACGACGAACTCGCCGCCGCGGTGCACCTGTTCATGGTGCGCGGCGGGCGGATCCGAGGCGAGCGGTCGTGGACCGTCGACAAGGAGCTCGACGTGCCGTTCGGCGAGCTCGTCGGCTTCGTGGTCGAGAACGCGTACGGCGACGATGTCACACCGGCGCGCGAGGTGATCGTGCCCGAGCTGCCCGACGACGCCGAGGCGCTCGAGGCGTGGCTCACCGGGCTCGCCGGCCGCAACGTCCGACTGCGCGTGGCGCAGCGCGGAGCGAAGGCCCAGCTGCTCGCGACCGCGACGCAGAACGCCAAGCAGGCCCTCATGCTCTACAAGACCCGCCGCAGCGCCGACTTCACGACCCGTTCGCAGGCCCTGGAGGACATCCAGGAGGCCCTCGGCATGGCTGACGCGCCCCTGCGCATCGAGTGCTTCGACGTGTCGCACCTGAGCGGAACGAACATCGTCGCCTCGATGGTCGTCTTCGAGGACGGGCTGGCGCGCAAGGACGAGTACCGCCGGTTCACCATCCCCAACTCGACCGACGACACGGACTCCATCCACCAGGTGCTCACGCGCCGGCTCGCCTACCTCGCGAAGCCCTCCGAGGATCCGGCCGGCCGGGCGATGAGCCCCGATGCCGACGCAGGCGGGTCCGATGCGGCAGATGCCCCGGTGGCGCCCGAGCGCCGCAGGAAGTTCGCGTACCGACCCAACCTCCTCGTCGTCGACGGCGGCCAGCCGCAGGTCGCCGCCGCCGAGCGGGCGCTCCGTGAATCGGGCGTGCAGGGCATCTACCTCTGCGGCATCGCCAAGCGGCTCGAGGAGATCTGGACCCCCGAGTCCGACTTCCCGGTCATCCTGCCGCGCAACAGCGACGCACTGTTCCTCTTCCAGCGCGTCCGCGACGAGGCGCACCGGTTCGCCATCACGCACCAGCGCCAGCGCCGCAAGCGCGACATCGGCACCGTGCTCAGCGAGGTGCCGGGCCTCGGCCCGGCCCGCGTGAAGGCGCTCCTGAAGCACTTCGGCTCGGTCGCGCGGCTCCGGGGCGCCGACGAGGGGGCGATCGCGGAAGTACCGGGCATCGGACCGGCCCTCGCGGGCGCCATCCGCACGCACCTGCACGATCAGGCCGGGTCCAGCGCCGACTAG
- the rapZ gene encoding RNase adapter RapZ, whose protein sequence is MGDGDRQEMLIVTGMSGAGRSTVADALEDLGWYVVDNLPPQMLRPLVELVERAGASLPRIAAVVDIRGGDFFSEFRDIVQALRAGVNVRVVFLDAADAVLVRRFESVRRPHPLQGDGTLLDGITAERSRVAGVREASDIIVDTSDLNIHQLANLVTDTFAEADRAGLQVAVQSFGFKYGVPADADLVADARFLPNPFWQDELRPLTGEDQRVSDYVLDQPGAREFLDAYVEALRPVLEGYQRENKRHAMIAIGCTGGKHRSVAMVRELAARLRSIPGLAVSVKHRDLGRE, encoded by the coding sequence ATGGGCGACGGCGACCGACAGGAGATGCTCATCGTCACGGGGATGTCCGGCGCGGGGCGCTCGACGGTCGCCGACGCGCTCGAGGACCTCGGCTGGTACGTGGTCGACAACCTCCCGCCGCAGATGCTTCGCCCGCTCGTCGAGCTCGTCGAGCGCGCCGGCGCGTCGCTGCCGCGCATCGCGGCGGTCGTCGACATCCGAGGCGGCGATTTCTTCTCCGAGTTCCGCGACATCGTGCAGGCGCTCCGCGCCGGCGTGAACGTGCGCGTGGTGTTCCTCGATGCCGCCGATGCCGTCCTGGTGCGCCGCTTCGAGTCCGTGCGGCGCCCGCACCCGCTGCAGGGCGACGGCACGCTGCTCGACGGCATCACGGCGGAACGCTCCCGCGTGGCGGGGGTCCGCGAGGCGAGCGACATCATCGTCGACACGTCCGACCTCAACATCCACCAGCTCGCCAACCTCGTGACCGACACGTTCGCCGAGGCCGATCGCGCGGGCCTCCAGGTCGCCGTGCAGAGCTTCGGCTTCAAGTACGGCGTGCCGGCCGACGCCGACCTCGTCGCCGACGCGCGCTTCCTGCCCAATCCGTTCTGGCAGGATGAACTGCGGCCCCTCACCGGCGAGGACCAGAGGGTCAGCGACTACGTGCTCGACCAGCCGGGTGCCCGCGAGTTCCTCGACGCGTACGTCGAGGCGCTCCGCCCCGTGCTCGAGGGGTACCAGCGCGAGAACAAGCGCCACGCGATGATCGCGATCGGCTGCACCGGCGGCAAGCACCGCTCCGTCGCGATGGTGCGTGAGCTGGCCGCGCGACTCCGGAGCATCCCGGGGCTCGCGGTCAGCGTCAAGCACCGCGACCTCGGCCGCGAATGA
- the whiA gene encoding DNA-binding protein WhiA — MALTAEVKEELAKVEVTKTSVRAAELASVLRFAGGLHIISGRIAIEAELDSPTIARRVTRDLGELYGVRPDVSVISASGLRRTNQYLVRVLDGGETLARQTGLLDARRRPVRGLPNKLTTGSRDDVAAVWRGAFLARGSLTDPGRSAALEVTCPGGETAMALVGAAGRLGVAAKAREVRGVHRVVIRDGEAISAMLALMGATETVRNWEELRQRREVRATANRLVNFDDANLRRSAQAAVAACARVERAMEILGEEIPDHLKYAGELRLAHRDASLDELGHHADPPLTKDAVAGRIRRLLAMADKRAAELGVPGTEANLPPDLDDV; from the coding sequence GTGGCCCTGACGGCTGAGGTGAAAGAGGAGCTCGCGAAGGTCGAGGTGACGAAGACGTCGGTGCGCGCCGCCGAACTCGCCTCGGTGCTCCGGTTCGCCGGCGGACTCCACATCATCTCCGGGCGCATCGCCATCGAGGCCGAGCTGGATTCGCCGACCATTGCGCGGCGCGTGACCCGCGACCTCGGCGAGCTGTACGGCGTCCGTCCCGACGTCTCGGTCATCTCGGCGTCCGGGTTGCGCCGCACGAACCAGTACCTCGTGCGCGTGCTCGACGGCGGCGAGACCCTCGCGCGCCAGACCGGCCTGCTCGACGCGCGCCGGCGGCCCGTCCGCGGGCTGCCGAACAAGCTCACGACCGGCTCGCGCGACGACGTCGCCGCGGTCTGGCGCGGTGCGTTCCTGGCGCGAGGCAGCCTCACCGATCCGGGCCGGTCCGCCGCGCTCGAGGTGACCTGCCCCGGCGGCGAGACGGCGATGGCGCTCGTCGGGGCCGCGGGCCGGCTCGGGGTGGCGGCCAAGGCGCGCGAGGTCCGCGGCGTCCACCGCGTCGTCATCCGCGACGGCGAGGCGATCAGCGCGATGCTCGCGCTCATGGGTGCGACCGAGACCGTGCGCAACTGGGAGGAACTCCGGCAGCGTCGAGAGGTTCGCGCCACCGCGAACCGGCTCGTGAACTTCGACGACGCGAACCTGCGTCGCTCGGCGCAGGCCGCGGTCGCGGCGTGCGCCCGCGTCGAGCGCGCCATGGAGATCCTCGGCGAGGAGATCCCCGACCACCTCAAGTACGCCGGCGAGCTCCGCCTCGCGCATCGCGACGCGAGCCTCGACGAGCTCGGCCATCATGCCGACCCGCCGCTGACGAAGGACGCGGTCGCCGGCCGCATCCGCCGACTGCTCGCGATGGCCGACAAGCGCGCCGCCGAGCTGGGCGTACCCGGCACCGAGGCCAACCTGCCGCCAGACCTCGACGACGTCTGA
- a CDS encoding superoxide dismutase, protein MADYTLPELAYDYSALEPSISGTIMELHHSKHHQAYVTGANTALEQLAEARDSGNLANVNKLEKDLAFNLGGHVNHSIFWTNLSPDGGDKPTGELASAIDDHFGSFDKFQAHFTATALGVQGSGWAVLAWDSIGRRPIIVQFFDQQGNLPAGIVPLLMLDVWEHAYYLDYKNVRADYVKAFWNIANWENVQQRFTAASEKTSGLLLLS, encoded by the coding sequence ATGGCTGACTACACCCTCCCTGAACTCGCCTACGACTACTCGGCCCTCGAGCCGTCGATCAGCGGCACGATCATGGAGCTGCACCACTCGAAGCACCACCAGGCGTACGTGACCGGTGCGAACACCGCCCTCGAACAGCTGGCCGAGGCGCGCGACTCCGGCAACCTCGCCAACGTGAACAAGCTCGAGAAGGACCTCGCGTTCAACCTCGGCGGCCACGTCAACCACTCGATCTTCTGGACCAACCTCTCGCCCGACGGCGGCGACAAGCCCACCGGCGAGCTGGCCTCGGCGATCGACGACCACTTCGGATCGTTCGACAAGTTCCAGGCGCACTTCACCGCGACCGCGCTCGGCGTGCAGGGGTCCGGCTGGGCGGTGCTCGCGTGGGATTCGATCGGCCGGCGCCCGATCATCGTGCAGTTCTTCGACCAGCAGGGCAACCTGCCCGCGGGCATCGTGCCCCTGCTGATGCTCGACGTCTGGGAGCACGCCTACTACCTCGACTACAAGAACGTGCGTGCCGATTACGTCAAGGCGTTCTGGAACATCGCGAACTGGGAGAACGTCCAGCAGCGCTTCACGGCCGCCTCTGAGAAGACCTCAGGCCTGCTGCTACTGTCATAG